Part of the Prevotella communis genome is shown below.
GTTCATTCAGGCTAATGTTGCTGGAACTGCTTTCTATAGCAGCCAGGAAAATAATCTTAATCTTTCTAATAGCCCTCTGAAGGGTTTCCGTAACAACCTGGGTGCTTCTGTGGCTATCGGTAAATGGTTTACTCCAGGTCTCGGTCTCCGTACAAAGGTTAACGGCGTTTGGGGTCGCACTGTAAACGGTGATGACAAGAAGGCAAATGCTAGCAAGTACTGGCAGGCTAACGAGCAGGTATTGTTCAACTTGAGCAATATGCTGTGTGGTTACAATCCTGACCGTGTTTGGAATTTCATTCCTTATCTTGGTGGTGGTATTGGTCGTAACATGACTTACAATTCTTATGCTATGGGTCTGCAGGCTGGTTTGCTGAACGAATTCCGCCTGAGCCGTAAGTTCGCTCTGAACCTCGATCTGTCATTCGGTATGCATGAGCCTGACTTCGACGGTAATGCAATTTCAAACGCAAGCTCACGTTCTCCCAAGTCTAAGGATCGTGACCTGAACCTCGAAATCGGTTTGACCTACAATCTGGGTAAGGCTACTTGGAACAAGGTTCCCGATGTTGACGCTATCAACGCTCTTCATCAGAGCCAGCTCGACGCTCTCAATGCACAGCTCGCTGATGCAAATGCTGAGAACGATCGTCTGAACAACCTGATCAAGAACCACAAGTGCCCCGAGGCTAAGACTGTTACTGTGAAGGAAGTTGCTACAGCTCCTGTATCTGTATTCTTCAACATTGGTAAGT
Proteins encoded:
- a CDS encoding OmpA family protein: MKKFLMVLALASVSVAGMAQETTEKYSVATNSFWSNWFIQANVAGTAFYSSQENNLNLSNSPLKGFRNNLGASVAIGKWFTPGLGLRTKVNGVWGRTVNGDDKKANASKYWQANEQVLFNLSNMLCGYNPDRVWNFIPYLGGGIGRNMTYNSYAMGLQAGLLNEFRLSRKFALNLDLSFGMHEPDFDGNAISNASSRSPKSKDRDLNLEIGLTYNLGKATWNKVPDVDAINALHQSQLDALNAQLADANAENDRLNNLIKNHKCPEAKTVTVKEVATAPVSVFFNIGKSKIASRKDLQNVKAMTETNKDAKFVVTGYADSKTGSASYNQKLSQKRAEAVANELVKMGVSRDNIEIVAKGGVADLTPISYNRRATVEIK